In one Magallana gigas chromosome 7, xbMagGiga1.1, whole genome shotgun sequence genomic region, the following are encoded:
- the LOC105329064 gene encoding uncharacterized protein, with translation MGFMRGMFLAVTIGTTCLLGVVTGHGRLIEPPSRSSMWRYGYRNPPNYNDNQLYCGGVQIQYEVNKGRCGVCGDPFQGPLDNEPGGKYANGIIVHSTTIGAIMPVMVEITASHKGYMEFRLCPNDDPQKRISEECLNDFPLTIIESKSTRYQVTTSGKYKLKLQLPDSVKCRACVLQWKYNTGNSWGVDPTTNRGCIGCGNQEQFYGCADIAIGHPDIEPGYSLITNQMSKGEPIFKPGVPTPPLVPTELETWDRPATPDSGEEVDPAIVPSQGGSSSNAVYKVYKNFLDFQSQFPNKYARPCVCHSCVGKTCVCECFEGDISASSTNSLQSYLMLTILVFSYVLQSLAL, from the exons ATGGGTTTTATGAGAGGAATGTTTTTGGCTGTCACCATTGGGACTACCTGTCTGCTTGGAGTGGTGACAGGACATGGTCGGTTGATTGAACCCCCAAGTAGGTCCAGTATGTGGCGCTATGGATACAGAAATCCCCCAAATTACAATGATAACCAGTTGTACTGTGGTGGAGTACAg ATCCAGTATGAGGTTAATAAAGGACGTTGTGGGGTGTGTGGGGACCCATTTCAGGGGCCCCTGGACAATGAGCCGGGTGGAAAGTATGCTAATGGAATCATTGTTCACTCAACAACCATTGGTGCCATTATGCCAGTGATGGTAGAAATTACAGCTTCACACAAAGGATACATGGAATTCAGACTGTGTCCAAATGATGATCCACAGAAGCGGATCTCAGAGGAGTGTTTGAATGATTTTCCTTTAACCATTATTGAGTCGAAAAGTACAAGATACCAAGTAACGACATCTGGTAAATACAAGTTAAAGCTACAGCTTCCAGATAGTGTTAAGTGCCGTGCTTGTGTTTTACAGTGGAAGTATAACACAGGGAACAGCTGGGGAGTGGATCCAACAACAAACAGGGGTTGTATAGGCTGTGGAAACCAGGAACAGTTTTATGGATGTGCAGACATTGCAATTGGTCACCCAGACATTGAACCAGGCTATTCTTTGATTACCAACCAGATGAGTAAAGGAGAACCCATCTTTAAACCTGGTGTTCCCACTCCACCTCTTGTTCCAACTGAACTGGAAACATGGGATCGACCTGCCACTCCAGATAGTGGAGAAGAGGTAGATCCAGCTATCGTTCCAAGTCAAGGTGGATCATCATCAAATGCTGTATACAAGGTGTACAAAAATTTCCTTGACTTTCAAAGCCAGTTTCCAAACAAATATGCCAGACCCTGTGTCTGTCACTCCTGTGTAGGCAAGACTTGTGTGTGTGAATGTTTCGAAGGAGACATATCTGCCTCATCTACAAATTCTCTCCAAAGTTATCTTATGCTAACTATACTTGTTTTTTCATATGTTTTGCAAAGTCTTGCACTTTGA